One region of Poecile atricapillus isolate bPoeAtr1 chromosome 8, bPoeAtr1.hap1, whole genome shotgun sequence genomic DNA includes:
- the EEF1AKMT4 gene encoding EEF1A lysine methyltransferase 4 — translation MERRRSPAALPRYGRRRFWDALYRREGAETREWLGGLSRFLPQLEPELRPGDRILVLGCGNSSLSYDLHELGYTDVTSIDFSPACIAAMRARYARCPGLRWAVMDIRALAFPDASFDVVLEKGTLDVLMVEETDPWDVSPQAAAAMRRVLAEVSRVLRPGGCFISITFAQPHFRKPHYAQEAFGWSLRHAACGDGDAGAFHYFLYVMRKGQPLDPRDVALGRRLHQPPPPPAPPPPPAPPDDDEDYLLAIQL, via the exons ATGGAGCGGCGGCGCTCGCCCGCCGCCCTCCCCCGGTACGGGCGGCGCCGATTCTGGGACGCGCTGTACCGGCGGGAGGGCGCCGAGACCCGTGAGTGGCTGGGGGGGCTCTCCCGGTTTCTCCCGCAGTTGGAGCCCGAGCTGCGCCCCGGTGACCGCATCCTCGTCCTCG GCTGTGGCAACAGCTCCCTGAGCTACGACCTGCACGAGCTGGGCTACACCGACGTCACCAGCATCGACTTCTCCCCCGCCTGCATCGCGGCCATGCGCGCCCGCTACGCCCGCTGCCCTGGCCTGCGCTGGGCCGTCATGGACATCCGCGCCCTCGCCTTCCCCGACGCCTCCTTTGACGTGGTGCTGGAGAAGGGCACCCTTGATGTGCTTATGGTGGAGGAAACTGACCCCTGGGACGTCTCGCCTCAGGCAGCCGCCGCGATGCGCCGGGTGCTGGCAGAG GTGAGCCGGGTGCTGCGCCCAGGGGGCTGCTTCATCTCCATCACCTTCGCCCAGCCCCACTTCCGCAAGCCTCACTATGCCCAGGAGGCCTTTGGCTGGTCCCTGCGCCACGCTGCCTGTGGGGACGGGGACGCCGGTGCCTTCCACTACTTCCTCTACGTCATGCGCAAGGGGCAGCCCCTGGACCCCCGTGACGTGGCCTTGGGGCGCCGGCTGCACCAGCCacccccgccccccgccccgccacCGCCCCCTGCCCCCCCGGACGACGATGAGGACTATCTCCTTGCCATCCAGCTGTGA
- the CAMK2N2 gene encoding calcium/calmodulin-dependent protein kinase II inhibitor 2: MSQVLPYGEDKVGRYGAEPEAGELPFSCRLQDTNAFFGGNQGKRPPKLGQIGRAKRVVIEDDRIDEVLKGMTEKSPPGV, encoded by the exons aTGTCGCAGGTGCTGCCCTACGGCGAGGACAAGGTGGGCCGCTACGGCGCCGAGCCCGAGGCGGGGGAGCTGCCCTTCAGCTGCCGCCTGCAGGACACCAACGCCTTCTTCGGGGGCAACCAGGGCAAGCGGCCCCCCAAGCTGGGACAGATCGGCCGCGCCAAGAGAG TGGTGATCGAGGATGACCGGATAGACGAGGTGCTCAAGGGCATGACGGAGAAGTCGCCGCCGGGGGTGTAA
- the LOC131581677 gene encoding mitochondrial ubiquitin ligase activator of nfkb 1-A-like isoform X3, which produces MDKPITPGELLCLGSSLAFSGLFYYLYRRKARVVARIQEAPKLQVDDDLPALVSAAEGRCLPYVALEGIVLPAQAALTSHYHEGLQGVIQKLLLKEHRLIWNSLARSWSESERVLSEQIYTVPFLLASPGPEAVTQVSVDSPLQAVCLPLEMVYERFQQPTHGFRDLLGQYLMGEKPKGILETEEMLRVGAGLTGIGELSLHPDGSLHLQPPTQGGEFFLCLGDWQTVLSELESASGLWKGAALLCAAAGLAVLLHALCRAYRRSRPKQQQEDKELDGEEAGDRAPEDSCVVCLSRPRECVLLGCGHICCCFRCFQALPTRLCPICRGPIDRVVPLYQA; this is translated from the exons ATGGACAAGCCCATcactccaggagagctgctgtgtCTGGGCTCCAGCCTCGCCTTCTCTGGCCTCTTCTACTACCTGTACAGGAGGAAAGCCAGAGTCGTGGCACGCATACAG GAGGCCCCAAAGCTCCAGGTCGATGACGATTTGCCAGCCCTGGTGTCTGCTGCTGAGGGGAGGTGCCTGCCTTATGTTGCCCTGGAAG GCATagtgctgccagcccaggctgcacTGACCAGCCACTACcatgaggggctgcagggcgTGATCCAGAAATTGCTGCTGAAGGAGCATCGGCTGATCTGGAACAGCTTGGCCCGAAGCTG GAGTGAGAGTGAGCGGGTGCTCTCAGAGCAGATCTACACCGTCCCCTTCCTGCTGGCCTCGCCAGGCCCTGAggcagtgacacaggtgagTGTGGACAGCCCACTCCAAGCTGTCTGCCTGCCCCTGGAGATGGTGTACGAGCGGTTCCAGCAGCCAACCCACGGCTTCCGCGACCTGCTGGGCCAGTACCTGATGGGGGAGAAGCCCAAGGGCATCCTGGAGACAGAGGAGATGCTGCGAGTGGGGGCTGGGCTGACGGGCATcggggagctgtccctgcacccCGACGGCTCCCTGCACCTCCAGCCGCCGACCCAGGGAGGCGAGTTTTTCCTGTGCCTGGGGGACTGGCAGACGGTGCTGTCTGAGCTGGAGTCGGCCAGCGGGCTCTGGAAGGGGGCAGCGTTGCTGTGCGCGGCAGCGGGGCTGGCCGTCCTCCTGCACGCCCTGTGCCGTGCCTACCGCCGCTCCCGccccaagcagcagcaggaggacaAGGAGCTGGACGGGGAGGAGGCCGGGGACCGGGCGCCCGAGGATTCCTGCGTGGTCTGCCTGTCACGGCCCCGCGAGTGCGTCCTCCTGGGCTGCGgccacatctgctgctgcttccgcTGCTTCCAAGCCTTGCCCACCCGCCTCTGCCCCATCTGCCGGGGGCCCATTGACCGTGTGGTGCCCCTCTACCAGGCCTGA
- the LOC131581677 gene encoding mitochondrial ubiquitin ligase activator of nfkb 1-A-like isoform X2, giving the protein MLTLQALSPKPGTMDKPITPGELLCLGSSLAFSGLFYYLYRRKARVVARIQEAPKLQVDDDLPALVSAAEGRCLPYVALEGIVLPAQAALTSHYHEGLQGVIQKLLLKEHRLIWNSLARSWSESERVLSEQIYTVPFLLASPGPEAVTQVSVDSPLQAVCLPLEMVYERFQQPTHGFRDLLGQYLMGEKPKGILETEEMLRVGAGLTGIGELSLHPDGSLHLQPPTQGGEFFLCLGDWQTVLSELESASGLWKGAALLCAAAGLAVLLHALCRAYRRSRPKQQQEDKELDGEEAGDRAPEDSCVVCLSRPRECVLLGCGHICCCFRCFQALPTRLCPICRGPIDRVVPLYQA; this is encoded by the exons ATGCTCACCTTGCAGGCGTTGTCGCCCAAGCCTGGCACCATGGACAAGCCCATcactccaggagagctgctgtgtCTGGGCTCCAGCCTCGCCTTCTCTGGCCTCTTCTACTACCTGTACAGGAGGAAAGCCAGAGTCGTGGCACGCATACAG GAGGCCCCAAAGCTCCAGGTCGATGACGATTTGCCAGCCCTGGTGTCTGCTGCTGAGGGGAGGTGCCTGCCTTATGTTGCCCTGGAAG GCATagtgctgccagcccaggctgcacTGACCAGCCACTACcatgaggggctgcagggcgTGATCCAGAAATTGCTGCTGAAGGAGCATCGGCTGATCTGGAACAGCTTGGCCCGAAGCTG GAGTGAGAGTGAGCGGGTGCTCTCAGAGCAGATCTACACCGTCCCCTTCCTGCTGGCCTCGCCAGGCCCTGAggcagtgacacaggtgagTGTGGACAGCCCACTCCAAGCTGTCTGCCTGCCCCTGGAGATGGTGTACGAGCGGTTCCAGCAGCCAACCCACGGCTTCCGCGACCTGCTGGGCCAGTACCTGATGGGGGAGAAGCCCAAGGGCATCCTGGAGACAGAGGAGATGCTGCGAGTGGGGGCTGGGCTGACGGGCATcggggagctgtccctgcacccCGACGGCTCCCTGCACCTCCAGCCGCCGACCCAGGGAGGCGAGTTTTTCCTGTGCCTGGGGGACTGGCAGACGGTGCTGTCTGAGCTGGAGTCGGCCAGCGGGCTCTGGAAGGGGGCAGCGTTGCTGTGCGCGGCAGCGGGGCTGGCCGTCCTCCTGCACGCCCTGTGCCGTGCCTACCGCCGCTCCCGccccaagcagcagcaggaggacaAGGAGCTGGACGGGGAGGAGGCCGGGGACCGGGCGCCCGAGGATTCCTGCGTGGTCTGCCTGTCACGGCCCCGCGAGTGCGTCCTCCTGGGCTGCGgccacatctgctgctgcttccgcTGCTTCCAAGCCTTGCCCACCCGCCTCTGCCCCATCTGCCGGGGGCCCATTGACCGTGTGGTGCCCCTCTACCAGGCCTGA
- the LOC131581677 gene encoding mitochondrial ubiquitin ligase activator of nfkb 1-A-like isoform X1 translates to MLGGVVRSRQARRLTARAGLHFPAGSAALSPKPGTMDKPITPGELLCLGSSLAFSGLFYYLYRRKARVVARIQEAPKLQVDDDLPALVSAAEGRCLPYVALEGIVLPAQAALTSHYHEGLQGVIQKLLLKEHRLIWNSLARSWSESERVLSEQIYTVPFLLASPGPEAVTQVSVDSPLQAVCLPLEMVYERFQQPTHGFRDLLGQYLMGEKPKGILETEEMLRVGAGLTGIGELSLHPDGSLHLQPPTQGGEFFLCLGDWQTVLSELESASGLWKGAALLCAAAGLAVLLHALCRAYRRSRPKQQQEDKELDGEEAGDRAPEDSCVVCLSRPRECVLLGCGHICCCFRCFQALPTRLCPICRGPIDRVVPLYQA, encoded by the exons ATGCTGGGAGGGGTAGTTCGGTCACGGCAGGCCCGCCGCCTCACCGCGAGGGCTGGACTACATTTCCCAGCAGGAAGCGCG GCGTTGTCGCCCAAGCCTGGCACCATGGACAAGCCCATcactccaggagagctgctgtgtCTGGGCTCCAGCCTCGCCTTCTCTGGCCTCTTCTACTACCTGTACAGGAGGAAAGCCAGAGTCGTGGCACGCATACAG GAGGCCCCAAAGCTCCAGGTCGATGACGATTTGCCAGCCCTGGTGTCTGCTGCTGAGGGGAGGTGCCTGCCTTATGTTGCCCTGGAAG GCATagtgctgccagcccaggctgcacTGACCAGCCACTACcatgaggggctgcagggcgTGATCCAGAAATTGCTGCTGAAGGAGCATCGGCTGATCTGGAACAGCTTGGCCCGAAGCTG GAGTGAGAGTGAGCGGGTGCTCTCAGAGCAGATCTACACCGTCCCCTTCCTGCTGGCCTCGCCAGGCCCTGAggcagtgacacaggtgagTGTGGACAGCCCACTCCAAGCTGTCTGCCTGCCCCTGGAGATGGTGTACGAGCGGTTCCAGCAGCCAACCCACGGCTTCCGCGACCTGCTGGGCCAGTACCTGATGGGGGAGAAGCCCAAGGGCATCCTGGAGACAGAGGAGATGCTGCGAGTGGGGGCTGGGCTGACGGGCATcggggagctgtccctgcacccCGACGGCTCCCTGCACCTCCAGCCGCCGACCCAGGGAGGCGAGTTTTTCCTGTGCCTGGGGGACTGGCAGACGGTGCTGTCTGAGCTGGAGTCGGCCAGCGGGCTCTGGAAGGGGGCAGCGTTGCTGTGCGCGGCAGCGGGGCTGGCCGTCCTCCTGCACGCCCTGTGCCGTGCCTACCGCCGCTCCCGccccaagcagcagcaggaggacaAGGAGCTGGACGGGGAGGAGGCCGGGGACCGGGCGCCCGAGGATTCCTGCGTGGTCTGCCTGTCACGGCCCCGCGAGTGCGTCCTCCTGGGCTGCGgccacatctgctgctgcttccgcTGCTTCCAAGCCTTGCCCACCCGCCTCTGCCCCATCTGCCGGGGGCCCATTGACCGTGTGGTGCCCCTCTACCAGGCCTGA